A window from Peromyscus eremicus chromosome 5, PerEre_H2_v1, whole genome shotgun sequence encodes these proteins:
- the LOC131910745 gene encoding large ribosomal subunit protein uL30, which translates to MEAVPEKKKKVPAVPETLKKKRRNFAELKVKRLRKKFALKTLRKARRKLIYEKAKHYHKEYRQMYRTEIRMARMARKAGNFYVPAEPKLAFVIRIRGINGVSPKVRKVLQLLRLRQIFNGTFVKLNKASINMLRIVEPYIAWGYPNLKSVNELIYKRGYGKIHKKRIALTDNSLIARSLGKYGIICMEDLIHEIYTVGKHFKEANNFLWPFKLSSPRGGMKKKTTHFVEGGDAGNREDQINRLIRRMN; encoded by the coding sequence ATGGAGGCTGTGccggagaagaagaagaaggttcCTGCTGTGCCAGAAACCCTCAAGAAGAAGCGAAGGAATTTCGCAGAGTTGAAGGTGAAGCGCCTTCGGAAGAAGTTTGCCCTGAAGACACTGCGAAAGGCCAGGAGGAAGCTTATCTATGAGAAGGCAAAGCACTATCACAAGGAGTACAGGCAGATGTACCGGACCGAGATTCGGATGGCTAGGATGGCAAGGAAAGCCGGAAACTTCTATGTGCCCGCAGAGCCCAAGTTGGCGTTTGTCATCAGAATCCGAGGTATCAATGGTGTAAGCCCAAAGGTCCGCAAGGTGTTGCAGCTTCTCCGTCTTCGTCAGATCTTCAACGGGACCTTCGTTAAGCTCAACAAGGCTTCAATCAACATGCTGAGGATTGTTGAACCCTACATTGCCTGGGGATATCCCAACCTGAAGTCGGTGAATGAGCTCATCTACAAACGCGGCTATGGCAAAATCCATAAGAAGAGAATTGCCTTGACAGACAATTCCTTGATTGCTCGATCTCTTGGTAAGTACGGCATCATCTGCATGGAGGATCTGATTCACGAGATCTATACAGTTGGAAAACACTTCAAGGAAGCAAATAACTTCCTGTGGCCTTTCAAATTATCTTCTCCACGAGGCggaatgaagaaaaagacaacTCATTTTGTGGAAGGTGGAGATGCTGGCAACAGGGAGGACCAGATAAACAGGCTTATTAGACGGATGAACTAA